One Pelomicrobium methylotrophicum genomic window carries:
- a CDS encoding FkbM family methyltransferase — MGIVSYAQNFEDVILWRALGDIPDGCYIDIGAWHPVVDSVSKAFYEHGWRGIHVEPTTEHVNLLRADRPDETVVQAVVSDRPGVIPFYEIPGSGLSTARKDIALEHQAKLGCEMVETLVTAVTLDSLLALAPSDDIHWLKIDVEGFEREVLSGWNESPRRPWIIVVEATYPNTQSDTYADWEPLILDKGYRLVYRDGLNRFYLHEQHPELGERFIYPPNVFDGFQLSGTGTSMTSWLVHNHQKVVAQLETKLAAAESKLRDAEKTANEMQLQAARQEAALREELNALREALERAREEAAECERSLRAKYEQVLAEAQREAQAQLRGLLEREQELAEHLLQQQRKSHQAALEQARAHAEREAALEEELKALRAALERTRDETVERERKLQMQAQQAVDRARREVESHLKQWAARERKFAEELERLHVQASQAREAAERAYAEREAALEEELKTLRQALERAREEAAERERSLREASEQTLAEARREAQAQIQALLEREHELHARLLAEQQTRHGIELQLAEKTHLLNIAIEQKNRLDAELAHYTEQSRKLADELARIHRSYTWRLTLPLRRLGAWLAPRRRRDASTPDSALLVGDIFPAPRTKAWPGDDGTPKTDPSFVPAEPAKEQQQIDAPAKNDERQ, encoded by the coding sequence CGGTGACATCCCAGATGGCTGTTACATCGACATCGGTGCCTGGCACCCCGTCGTCGACTCGGTCAGCAAGGCGTTCTACGAGCACGGGTGGCGGGGCATTCATGTCGAACCAACGACCGAGCACGTTAATCTCCTGCGCGCCGATCGCCCGGACGAAACGGTGGTTCAGGCGGTGGTTTCCGATCGTCCGGGCGTCATTCCGTTTTACGAGATTCCGGGCAGTGGCCTGTCCACGGCACGCAAGGACATCGCGCTGGAACATCAGGCAAAGCTGGGCTGCGAAATGGTGGAAACCCTGGTCACCGCCGTCACCCTCGATTCGCTGCTTGCGCTTGCGCCTTCCGACGATATCCATTGGCTCAAGATCGACGTCGAAGGTTTCGAACGCGAAGTGCTCTCCGGGTGGAACGAATCGCCGCGCCGTCCATGGATCATCGTTGTCGAGGCGACCTATCCCAACACTCAGAGCGATACCTATGCCGACTGGGAACCCTTGATTCTCGACAAGGGCTACCGTCTGGTATATCGCGACGGTCTCAATCGTTTTTATTTGCATGAACAACACCCCGAGCTTGGAGAGCGGTTCATCTATCCGCCAAATGTTTTCGATGGATTCCAATTGAGCGGCACCGGAACCTCCATGACGAGTTGGTTGGTGCACAACCATCAGAAGGTTGTGGCTCAACTGGAAACAAAACTGGCCGCTGCAGAAAGTAAACTCCGCGATGCCGAGAAAACAGCCAATGAAATGCAGTTACAGGCCGCTAGGCAGGAAGCTGCGCTGAGGGAAGAGTTGAACGCCCTTCGTGAGGCACTGGAGCGCGCAAGAGAAGAAGCTGCCGAGTGCGAACGGTCGCTGCGCGCTAAGTATGAGCAGGTGCTGGCCGAAGCCCAGCGGGAAGCCCAGGCGCAACTACGTGGCCTGCTGGAGCGTGAGCAGGAGCTGGCCGAACACCTGCTTCAGCAGCAGAGGAAATCCCACCAGGCGGCGCTCGAGCAGGCGCGAGCCCATGCTGAGCGGGAGGCAGCGCTGGAGGAAGAGTTGAAGGCGCTGCGTGCGGCGCTGGAACGTACGCGCGATGAGACGGTTGAACGCGAACGCAAGCTTCAAATGCAAGCGCAACAGGCGGTTGACCGAGCCCGCCGGGAAGTCGAGTCGCATCTCAAGCAGTGGGCCGCACGGGAGAGGAAATTTGCCGAGGAATTGGAGCGATTGCACGTGCAGGCAAGCCAGGCGCGCGAAGCGGCTGAAAGAGCCTATGCCGAGCGCGAAGCCGCGCTCGAGGAGGAGTTGAAGACGTTGCGCCAGGCACTAGAGCGCGCAAGAGAAGAAGCGGCTGAGCGCGAACGGTCGCTGCGCGAGGCTTCGGAGCAGACACTGGCCGAAGCCCGACGCGAAGCCCAGGCACAGATACAGGCCCTGCTCGAACGAGAACACGAACTGCATGCCCGCTTGCTCGCCGAGCAACAAACACGCCACGGCATCGAACTGCAATTGGCGGAAAAAACGCATTTGCTCAACATTGCCATCGAGCAGAAAAACCGCCTTGATGCGGAGCTGGCACACTATACCGAGCAGTCCCGGAAACTGGCGGATGAACTCGCGCGGATACACCGAAGCTACACATGGCGGCTCACCTTGCCCTTGCGGCGCCTGGGCGCATGGCTGGCCCCGCGGCGTCGGCGCGATGCCTCAACACCAGACAGCGCGTTGCTGGTTGGTGATATTTTTCCTGCACCCCGAACGAAGGCGTGGCCCGGTGACGACGGGACACCGAAAACGGATCCTTCATTCGTACCTGCTGAACCTGCAAAGGAACAGCAGCAAATTGACGCACCTGCAAAGAACGACGAACGGCAGTAA
- a CDS encoding DUF4214 domain-containing protein, with protein MNDIQTLDDLLQRHGSDFIHAAYFAILGRAPDPEGLRYYLSRLSAGYGKRSIVAQIARSPERTRRNRHLLSIRDDAAFVTAAYHALLGRAPDPDGFQHYLDFLRQGGDRRKMLEDIAASPEAQARAPKQARFEAELAALVEEEKKARHWFWRWFARGERLERQLYRLETELGRLAQATAATCADMQARLLRLESRPERGLSPGAQVAEGSGPSAPLQHLALLSPHARRMYRYLLAAANR; from the coding sequence ATGAACGATATCCAGACCCTGGACGACTTGCTGCAACGACATGGCAGCGACTTCATTCATGCCGCCTACTTCGCCATCCTGGGCCGCGCACCGGACCCCGAAGGCCTGCGATATTACCTGAGCCGTCTCAGCGCCGGCTACGGCAAGCGCAGCATCGTGGCGCAAATCGCCCGCTCGCCCGAGCGCACGCGGCGTAACAGACATCTTTTATCCATCCGTGACGATGCCGCCTTCGTGACGGCTGCTTACCACGCCCTGCTCGGGCGGGCGCCGGATCCGGACGGTTTTCAGCACTATTTGGACTTTTTACGGCAGGGCGGCGACCGCCGCAAGATGCTCGAAGACATCGCCGCCTCGCCCGAAGCCCAGGCGCGCGCACCCAAGCAAGCCCGGTTCGAAGCGGAACTTGCCGCGCTGGTTGAAGAAGAGAAAAAGGCCCGCCACTGGTTCTGGCGCTGGTTCGCGCGGGGCGAGCGGCTAGAGCGCCAACTCTACCGGCTGGAGACAGAACTCGGGCGGCTGGCGCAAGCCACCGCCGCGACGTGTGCCGATATGCAAGCCCGTTTGCTGCGCCTGGAGTCACGCCCGGAGCGAGGCCTGTCCCCGGGGGCGCAGGTCGCAGAGGGTTCTGGCCCAAGCGCGCCGCTGCAACACCTGGCCTTGCTTTCCCCCCACGCGCGGCGGATGTATCGATATTTGCTGGCCGCTGCAAACCGATAA